From the genome of Candidatus Defluviilinea proxima:
AACGTATCACATTGAAAGTATTTCGATCTTTGAGCGTTAAATGACAGCGACCCCGCTAAAACGGGGTCGCTGTGTAAAAGATGTTTGTTAACTTGCTGGGGGAACTTCTGTTGCCGTGATGGCTGGTACTGCTTTGATCTCGCGGTAAGTCAATGTCCAAACAATTGAGTTGTACACCTGTTGCCAACTGCCTAGTAATGCCCAAGGTGAGAAGGCGATGGTGAAGAACAACGGCGCCACGAAGAGGAAGCCCGCGACCCACGGAAGCCAACTGCTGAGGAAGGTGCTGAAGATACCGACGAACAGCAGGTAGGGCAGGGCAGATACAAGCACGGCGAGCACAGCTGTCACGATCAGAACGGGGATGGAGACCACGACCAGAATGATGAGTACAACTGCCCAAACGATTCCCAGACCGATCATGACCAACCACATCAGGCCCACATTCTTCCAGTTCTCGCGCACCAGTGTGAACCCACGTTGGAATGACTCGCGCACGCCGGTGTCTTCAAGCACGCTGATCCGCCAGAAGAAGTTTCGTAACAGGCCCAACACAATGCTTAAGATCACAACTACGAAAATGGTGATAACAGCGAGAACAACTGTGGTTACGGTGCTAAAGGCGGCGAAGTTCGCTGTCCCATTCATCCATGCAAAGTAGAGACCGAGCCCTGCGAAGAGCAATGTCACCATCAAGGCGATCATGGGCAGATTTACGATCAGGTTGATCAGGAACAAACGCCATGCTGAAGGCGACCATCCAATGCGGAACCCTTCACGAACAGTCATTTTATTGCCGGTGGCTTCATACTCGTCCACCATGCGGATGACCGCAGTCTCAGAGACGTAACGTGCAACAGCCATCACGATCCCTAAGAGGATCATTACCAGTACGAAGGCGCCGATAACCCAAAGGAAGGTGGTCAGGTCTTTACCTGAGATATCCATATCCGGGATACCCTGCTCGAATATTTTGTGCATCTCGCTTTGGGCATCTTTGAAAGCTTCCTGCATGTTTTCCGGCGTTGGTTGCCATGTTGTATGCTTCTGGTTTTGTTCATACCGCGAACTGCTGTTCGAATTGCCGCTGGAACCACCAGCCGCCAGCGCCAAGATCAGGCCAAATACCCAAAGAGCACGATAACTCCACAGGATGTGCCACGAACGTTTTAAAATTTTGACGGGGTCAATATACATTGTATTTCTCCTTGTTGACATTGTCCTGAAGATGTACTTCGGGACAAACTTTCTATTTCGCTTCTTTCTTAACTGTGAGCCTGTCTCAGCCTTCGAGGGGTTGGCCATTCACCTGACGCGTATGACGTGCCCACCAAACTGCAAACCATGCGAGGTATAAAACTGCAACTGCGAGATGTAAAACGAGTTGCGGGAACACACTTCTTGTATAACTCTCAGACCTCTCAGCCCATTGCAGGCTATCGCCTTGCAACACACCGACCTGTCCCATTGTTGCTGTCCAGGTGCTTGCCTCAGATGAACTTGAGACGAGTGAGGCGGTTGTCTTATCCAGTAATCCGATAGCATCTGCTACAGAAACTACGTTGCTAACAACCGTGGTTGTGCTGATAAAGACCCAGATCATCAACAGTCCCACTGGCATCAGCCACCAGCTTATATCAAAAGGACTGCGGCGCTCCGTTGCCGGAGCTCTTCGCTGAGGGAGCTGTAGATTCACCTGTGAGACAAACCGTTCGTGTGAAACGAACTGCGGCGCAGGCGCTTCTTGCAACAGTGCCGATAGTCCCTGTAGCGACTCGAATTCTGCCTGACAGATCTCACATTCAGCGAGATGTTCCTCTACTTGCTGAAGATGTCTGCCTTTCAATTCTCCATCGAGATAGGCGTTCAACCATTCAGTGACGTGGTTAGACATGTTCGGCCTCCAATAAAGACAATTGCGGTTTCAATTTCGATTTCAATAAGTTCCTTGCATAATTCAAACGTGACATGACAGTTCCAACCGGTATATCTAATGTTGATGAAATTTCCTGATATGAAAGACCTTCGTACTCTCTCAGCACCAGCACTGCGCGGCTTGCATCAGGCAGTGCCATGATCGCCTGTTGTACCAGAGCGGTCCGCTCGTTTTGCGATACGAGAGTTTCAAGGCCGGGCTGTCCATCGGTTAGGGGCATCTCGTCGATATCGTCGGGCATGATGCGCTTGTTCTTGCGGACCATATCCATCCCGGCGTTGAAAGCGATGCGATACAGCCAATTGCGGAGAGGCATATGCGGACGGTAGGACGATAAGTTTTGCCAGGCGCGGATGAAGGTCTCTTGTGATGCATCTTCTGCGATCAACATATCGCCGCACATGCGGTAGACAACATTCAGCACACCCTGCGCGTGGATGCGGACCAATTCGCTAAAGGCATTTCGGTCGCCATTTTGCGCTTGTACTATAAGTTGTGCTTCGTTCGTTGTGTAAACAGTAGCCACCGCGAGACAAACCTTTCTGGATTTACTTGCTCTTTCTATTATCTTAACGCAAAACCCTTTGGCTTTATTCGGTTTTCGTCGATTATTTTTTTTAGCCTGACGGACATTATCTTAACGTTACCCCCCTGCTTTTATTCGAAAAATAAAGGGCGACCCTTGTGAGGTCGCCCTTCTGGTTTTACACTTTCTTATCCGTTTTATCTGTCTTGCCCGTCATTCCCTTGCGGATCTCAGACCGCAACTGTTCGGCTTCTTCCGAACGTGTGCCTTGGGTCTCGTTGGCGAGGGCACCAAAACGGTCGGAGAGTAGCATGGCGAGTAAGGCTTCCATGATGTTGCCGGAGCCACTTTCCTTGTCGGCCCCTACAACTACACGGGGCACCACATCCACTTTCGATTTCTCGATGGCCTCAGCAAAGCGATTGAGCACGGTTTGCGTCACCTGGAATTGCGGTCCACCGTACGCACGGACCTGTTCCTCGGTGGCGAGAGCTTGCGCGATACCGATGCGGGCGATTTTTTCGGCTTCGGCTTCTGCCAACGCGCGGATCTGGGCGGCCTGTTGGATGGAGCGTTGGTATTCCGCTTTACCCTGACTGGTTTGAATTTCAATGTTCAACTCAGCCTGCGTCATACTTGTCTGCATTTGAGCGCGGGATTCCGCCTCGCGGA
Proteins encoded in this window:
- a CDS encoding zf-HC2 domain-containing protein, producing the protein MSNHVTEWLNAYLDGELKGRHLQQVEEHLAECEICQAEFESLQGLSALLQEAPAPQFVSHERFVSQVNLQLPQRRAPATERRSPFDISWWLMPVGLLMIWVFISTTTVVSNVVSVADAIGLLDKTTASLVSSSSEASTWTATMGQVGVLQGDSLQWAERSESYTRSVFPQLVLHLAVAVLYLAWFAVWWARHTRQVNGQPLEG
- a CDS encoding sigma-70 family RNA polymerase sigma factor, translating into MATVYTTNEAQLIVQAQNGDRNAFSELVRIHAQGVLNVVYRMCGDMLIAEDASQETFIRAWQNLSSYRPHMPLRNWLYRIAFNAGMDMVRKNKRIMPDDIDEMPLTDGQPGLETLVSQNERTALVQQAIMALPDASRAVLVLREYEGLSYQEISSTLDIPVGTVMSRLNYARNLLKSKLKPQLSLLEAEHV